AAACACAAATGAGATAGATCATTGTGGcatgaaggaaatgcaaacagAAGTGAGGGGGCTGCTGGTTGGGTCACCTTGGTGATCAGGACCACTTTAGATACAGCCATCAGGACAGACCTCTCAGATTAGGTGACTTAAAGCCAACCTGCGACATGTGCTAGAAGGGAAAAGCAGGAAGCTGAGGACACTTAACTCTGACCTAGCCTTAGGGAGTAGAGTACTGAGTTCTGAGAAGTGATATTCAATTGCTCCTTATTAAGGGCCTGGcctgggtgagtgggtgggtagGGAGATGATCAGGGTAGGCCTCCTGGAAGAGGTGGTGGTTTTTACTGGGCTCCTAAGACTGAGCAGGAGTTCTCATCCCCTAGGAGGGGGGGTCACTGGGTTTGACAATTGTTTTGCAGGTGCCCTAGGAACCACATAGTCGAAGGGCTGAGCCGTGTGGCCAGACAAGCCAGGCCCCTGCCCTCTTGCTGTGAGCTCTGCTGGTAAGTGAGTCACTGCCAAGGCTTGCCCCTAGAAGATATGAGGGAATCCGGAGACCCAAGTTCTGCTTCTGGCTGGTCATGCAGCCTTGGGCAGTTCATCTTcactgctctgggcctcagtttttcatGAGTCAGGAGGACAGTTGAACTAGGTGTCACTTATGATCCGTGAGGCACCGGCAGTCAATGGCTGAGGATGGTTGAGGATGGTCCTACCCAGCCACGCCTTGTGTTTGTACCACACTCGTTTACTGCACAGATCCATATCTAAGCCCCCGCTGATGGAGGAATGGGGCAGGCCTGCCTCACCCTGCCCTCATCTGGCCTTGAAGGCTGCGGATTCTTACTAAAGGGTAATTGTGCCATCAACGAATGAGAGGCCGCGGGGGCCCAGGAGGGTCACAGAAACCCTGGAGGTTTGGCCTCAGGGTTGGAGCTAAGGGGCCCCTGGATCAGGGGATGGTTTAGGCATAATGATTTCTATGGGTTCTGTGGCCTCAGGATCCATTTCAGCTCAGCTGATACctttttctttggattttaaaaagctgtgtCAAAGCCCTCCATACCTCCTGGTCTGGTACACGTTATCATTTTCTCTGAGCCCTCTGGTGTCCAGTTTTTTCCAtgaccctcacaacaaccctttgAGAGAAAAGTCAGGGGAGGctagcccatttcacagatgaagacagtGAGAGCCTCAGGGCACACAGCAAGTGAGTAGAGGCCACAGAGCTGGGGCCCAGGTCTCCTCCAGAGCCAGCGTTCTTTTCCCCACAGGAGCACAGAGGCTGCCTCCCTCTCTCGCCCTCTCCCGccgccacttttttttttttttaatgtttttattttatttttgagagagagagacagagacagagtgcgagtggggaagggcagagagcaagggagacagaatctgaagcaggctctaggctctgagctgttggcacagagcctgatgcggggctcaaactcatgcttaaccaactgagtcacccaggtgcccccccctttttaattttttaaaaatgttttcccctcACAGTTCTTATGGGAGCCATGAAGCTGAACGAGAGGAGTGTAGCCCACTATGCACTGAGCGACTCCCCAGCAGACCATACGGGCTTTCTGCGCACTTGGGGCGGGGCAGGGACTCCCCCCACTCCCAGTGGCACTGGCCGAAGGTGCTGGTTTGTTCTCAAAGGCAACCTGCTGTTCTCCTTTGAGAGCCGAGAGAGCAGGGCCCCGCTGAGCCTGGTGGTGCTGGAGGGGTGCACGGTGGAGCTGGCTGAGGCTCCAATGTCTGAGGAGTTTGCCTTCGCCATCCGTTTCGACGCCCCTGGTGTGCGCCCACACCTGCTTGCGGCAGATGGGCCCGCGGCCCAGGAGGCCTGGGTGAAGGCACTGTCCAGGGCGAGCTTTGGCTACATGCGCCTGGTGGTGCGCGAGCTGGAGAGCCAGTTGCGAGATGCCCGCCACAGTCTGGCCTTGCATCGCCACTCATCCTGGAAGGCCATTACCAGCCGCTATAAGCCCCAGGCTCCTGACCATCGGCCTCCGGGCCTGGAAAACGGCCACTCCCTCTCCAAGGATTGCAGCCCTGTGGACTTGGGTGAAGAAAGGGGCAGCAGGCCAGCAGGGCAGGGCTTGGCCGAGTTGCAGGGCCCTGCCGGCCTCTTCCCGGGCAGGAGGCAGAGCCCCCTGTTCCCTGAGACCTTCTACTTCTCTGCCTTGCACAATTGGTATGGCCAGGAGATCTCGGAGCTGAGGCAGAGGTGGATGCAGAGGGCCCGGGGGAGCCGGCCAGAACGTGAGAAACAGGATGGGCACTGAGCCTCGGCTCTTTGGGTTCTGCCCTTGTCCTGCTGGTCAGGACACCAGAGCCAGTGCTTCTCCaggaatttaatgtttatttgttttaaagttgctttttttGAGAGGGTTCTCTCCTTCCTGCTTTTTAGGCCTCCTCCAGGCTCCAGATCCACCTTTGTGCCTGGAGGGGGACCAAGGAATCGTTAACTTGCAACCCCTTTGTttcctgaggcccagagaggaggggaTGCTTGCTCAGCAACCACAGGGCCAGACCCAAGTCTCCTGACTCTGTGCTGGACTGCTCCGCGCTCAGGGAATATTAATGAAATGGAGGAAGTGGGGACTATTGCATGGCCTCAGGCTGCCCTGCCTGTTTACCTACACAACAGACTCTACAACCACAACTTCTAACAACAGACTCTACGACCACAACTTCTAACACAGGGAGTCATGTGTACATTTAAATACCAGAAGCTGGCTGAAATGTTGGCTCGAGGGACTGACACTGTCAGAGAAAGTGGATTTATTGTCCTGGGGGTTTCTGGGGCCCAGCTCTTCCTGAGCGGTGGGAAGATTGGGCATAGGAACTGCAGTTTGGGTGGGGCCCTTTGGAGGGGCAGGGCCTTCAGCCAACGAAGAGGGATTGATTCTTCTCAGCAAGTGTTGGGGCCCCCATCTTCTCTCCCTGGCTGCCTTGTCTATAGATGGTGCTGGTCGTTGTCCCAAGAGGGGCTGGGAGCTTTTTATGTCAGCAGAAATCCTTCCTGTATTCTGTCCTTAGCAGCCAGCTCCTGGAGCTGCCAAGTGGGAAGCCAAAGAAGCCAGGAGGCAATGTGGCTCCCTGGGGAAGCCAGgttgttattttggttttcagTCGAGGGCATTCTGGGAGTTTGAACACCAGGATAAATTCTTCTAACTGCTCCCAGAGAGCTGTTCCCAACCCTGAACCCCTCCTAGGAACTCATTCACCCTCCTGCTTGTCAGCCGGCGCGTATCTGCCAAGACCCTCTCGCTGCTACTCTCAGCAGCATGGCGCCAAGTGCTTTATCGATTGTTTTGGGAGGCAAAGTGGCTGCGTCTAGAGAGCCAGCAGCCAGACTAGCCTGAGCCCCAGAGGTGTGGCAGCGGTGGCTGGATGGAAGATGCAGAACCTGGTCAAGACATCCCCCCCTCTCCATACACACAGTCTGCCCCTTCTTAGACTCTCAATCCCTTATTAGGGCCTTGGGTAGCCTGACCAGGGCCAACGAGGTCCAGAGGCTGTGACCGACAGCCTCTTAAGTCCAGCACGCCCAAGGCCACCCAGAGTCcagaaccggttcctgccaggctTGTGTCCTAAGAAGAGGGGCTACCTTCCGAACCCTGTACCGGAGTCCCACAGCCCACTGCGCCTTGTTTTCTACACAGACACTATAGGCTTTTATCTTTCTTATGGTTACAGtatttttatatgattaaaaCATTAGGTTTTTATTACTCATTTTGGTTCCTCAAAGTTTATTTTAACAACCACTTGACCAATTTGTGCAAAAGCCCCATTTCTCCCCTTCAGTTATGGTTTACATTTGCCTATAGAGAACGTATACCTTGGCAAGAAATAAAATTCCCAAATCACCCAAGTAGTACAactaataaatttatatttttttaaatattaaaaagagaaatacaattgTTTCAAGCTCAATTAAAGTGATTTCTCTTCTCAACAATCACCCACTCTGCCAAACCCTGGCTGTTCTGGGTGAGTGAACAATTCGAGGGGCCCACGAGGACCGCCAGCCAGAAGACCCCGCCCGGCATGCCCAGAATCAGCCGGCTGTTGGGGCATCGGCATCCTCCTCGTGACGTCACCACGTCCGGCCGGTAACAAACGCCTCTTTTCTACCGCATAGGGAACTAGGCGCACTGCGCAAGTGTGAGAGCTGGGCCTCTCGTCTGATCTCAAGGGTCTCGCGAGGCTTGCGGCCGTGCTCTCCCCGAGGACGTCACAGGGGCTGGGCGGTGGGGCCCGGGTGCCGAGCTAGGGGCGGAGCTGGGAGATGGCGTCCGCAGCGGCTCGCTGGCTGGCATTGGCATCCGTCCGATCCGGGGCTTTACGGAGCGGGCCGAGCTTGAGGAAAGGTGGCGATGTCTCCGCCGGAGGGGGTGGCTCAGGTCGGAGCCTGGTACCGTCGAGGTCAGTCATCGTTACTCGCAGCGGCGCCATTTTGCCCAAACCGGTGAAAGTGAGTGTCTGCCTGGAGGCGGGGCGAAGGGGCCGAGGCCAATCATTATGGGGAGTGTGTGCGGGTCGACGCCGACTGATAGGTGCAAAGGCCAATCATACAACCGCCTTAGACCGGAAGACGGATCAAGGACAAAGTTTAGCAATGATGCCCTGCGAATTTTGACAGGTGGGAGGAGATGGTCGGGTCAGATCCCGGTGTTGATTGAGTTGGGCGCAAGGAGACAgaggatggaggggtgggggagcgaGAGCTGAGGACTGCACGTTGCACTAGTTTATCGTGAGGAGCGCGGTGCGCGAGTTCTCCAGGGCCACAAGACTCGGCTATATGCACCCAGTAGACAAATCACGTAACCACTCTGTTCTTGTCAGCCTCAGAGTTGATGGGATGAAATAACGAGTTGTGAAAGgactttgtaaataaattttacgTGGGACAGACCTTTTCTTCGTAGGAGTTTTGACCTAGTGTTTAATTCATGTAATTTGCAACTCTGAGAGGTGTGCAGGGAGGTATTACAGtcagtttttataaatgaagaatcgGGCCAAAGCAGTGAAGCCAGTGAGGCTCCAAAGCGAGCAGCCCGTCAGGTCCTGGCATCCAGGTTTCTTGCTGGTCGAccctcctcccccgcccacctccaCCAGGTCCTGTTTTCCACCACTGAATGCTCTCACGTGCCCTGAGTACCCTTGGATTTTTCTAAGTAAAATGGAAACAGCCCTTTAAGCCAAACAAGTTTGCTTTTTGACTCCGGTGCTGCGTGGgagttaacaaaacaaaaacaaattctcttAAAGCTAATCCGGCCAGTGAGCTCACGATTATTTCATGGCAAGCAGCAGGGTCCATGCTGGGGAAGAGCTGCCTTATAAAAAGgcacagctgaaaaaaaaatttttttggaaactcCATAGGAAAATATGAGAGGATATGTTGAGATTATACTGAAACTCCCTTAGTCCATCGAAAACAGCCAGTCTTTTAGCGTGAAGACATGCTCACTTTTCAAAACATGCTTGTTTTGAACATTTAATGTGGTGCAATTAAACTTCTCAGGCCCTGGGGAATCAGTTAAAGGACTGTATCCTTTCACTGTACATACTCATTGTTTTGTAATCCATTTTCACGTATTTGGTGTCTTCAAGTAGAGGTGAGCTCTGTTTCCACAGTCCAGCTCTTAGTACTTTCTTACCTGTTTGTATCTGCAAGTAATTACCAGGTTGAGCCCTAATTTTTAGATGTCTAGAATGCCTTATACTTTTCTTCCCAGTATCCACTTTGATGACCATCATCTTATcaattctttgaattatttttcttgctctttttccgAGGACTTTAAAACCAAGTAGTTGCTTATCACAGGTCTGGGGTCCACAGGAGTGCCCCTGAGGGCCGGGCCTTCTGTGGTCCCACCAGAGTGGGCTCTGGAACTCACAGCCACCACTCTGACCCTCTGCAGATGTCCTTCGGCCTTCTCCGTGTGTTCTCCATTGTGATCCCCTTTCTCTATGTCGGGACGCTCATTAGCAAGAACTTTGCTGCTCTGCTTGAGGAGCATGACATTTTTGTCCCAGAGGATGACGACGACGATGACTAACAGGTAAGACTTCTTTTCCCCTACATGCACTGGGAACAGGAAGTGGGGTGGGGCATCTAAACTGTGATGCAGTTTGGCCCTGTGGTAGTTTCCCTCACTTGAAGCAGAAGTGCAGACCCTTAATAAAGTGACTCACTTGgctgatgtttttattttgccttttctctacAATGGATGAGGACAACTATCTTACTGACTTAGAACTTCACTGGGATCTTTTCCGACTAAGTTGATCCCAACCAGCCTTTTTATTTGCCCTTTATGTACCCTCGTTCTCTCAACCCGTAAGTTTTCTTAACGGTTTAATATGCTTTAGACACCCACCCTGAACAGCTTCATTCTCCACATTGAAATTTAGAAACTGCACATCCTCACCATGGTTCACAAGGTTACCAAACTCCGTACCCGTACAGGCTGTACAGGCACCGCAACCTGGCTGTTCACAAACCTTTCCCCCAGTGCCTGTCCTTTTCACCTTTCGCGTCTTGGCTTCTGGTGCTCTAACGTGGGCTGCTTGGCTGCCTCTCTGTTGTAGATAAAGACAGTTCTGGCTCCGTAGTCTGGGATTCAAGGCTTGCCATGATCTGGTCACATGATCTGGTCACACCTCTTATTCCAGCCGCTTCTTCCATATTCCCAACCACACACCTATCCCCACTATTCACTGTTTCTTGAATTACCGACAGGCTTACCCACCCCCGAGCAGTGGCTCACTCTTCCTGCCATTGGAAGGCTATTTCTCACTACACTTACTTTCACAGTTCTTCATGATCTTTGATGAAGTCTTCCCTCATTCCTCCATCTGAAAGTgaggctgtgccctctgcccagTCCCTCTTGTGACACTATTATACACttaagcacacacacacctccaaaTTCTACTAGACGATGAGCTTCCTCCTGGCAGGGGAcagggggttttgttttgttttaaagtaagttctacaCTCAGtatagggtttgaactcatgaccccaaggtcaagagagTCTCacgctctaccagctgagccagccgtGTGCCCCAAGGAACATGTCTTTTATACCTTTGGGCCCCCAGTGCCTGGTCTCCGGTGAATGTTCAGTACAtgtatgaaagaataaaactgcCTTGCTCCTGCCTTGTTTGGTAGAACCTCCCTGGAATTCTCTTTTTGGTGTGTGGATAGAGCGCTGCTCCGTGCCCAGTTCACTGCTACATTCCTTTCTTACAGGACATGGAGGAAGTACAGAAAGGAGACA
The Lynx canadensis isolate LIC74 chromosome B4, mLynCan4.pri.v2, whole genome shotgun sequence DNA segment above includes these coding regions:
- the PHETA2 gene encoding sesquipedalian-2, yielding MGAMKLNERSVAHYALSDSPADHTGFLRTWGGAGTPPTPSGTGRRCWFVLKGNLLFSFESRESRAPLSLVVLEGCTVELAEAPMSEEFAFAIRFDAPGVRPHLLAADGPAAQEAWVKALSRASFGYMRLVVRELESQLRDARHSLALHRHSSWKAITSRYKPQAPDHRPPGLENGHSLSKDCSPVDLGEERGSRPAGQGLAELQGPAGLFPGRRQSPLFPETFYFSALHNWYGQEISELRQRWMQRARGSRPEREKQDGH
- the SMDT1 gene encoding essential MCU regulator, mitochondrial, with protein sequence MASAAARWLALASVRSGALRSGPSLRKGGDVSAGGGGSGRSLVPSRSVIVTRSGAILPKPVKMSFGLLRVFSIVIPFLYVGTLISKNFAALLEEHDIFVPEDDDDDD